In Bacillus sp. FJAT-45037, the following are encoded in one genomic region:
- a CDS encoding aspartyl-phosphate phosphatase Spo0E family protein: MSLIECKHSQLLDQIETSRSALNELSKTLPLYSATMILKSRELDHLLNEYELITQLKSH; encoded by the coding sequence ATGTCTCTTATAGAATGTAAGCATAGTCAATTGCTTGATCAAATTGAAACATCAAGATCCGCATTAAATGAACTTTCAAAAACACTCCCATTATATTCAGCAACAATGATTTTAAAAAGTAGAGAGTTAGATCATTTATTAAATGAATACGAATTAATTACTCAACTTAAAAGTCATTAA
- the sigW gene encoding RNA polymerase sigma factor SigW — translation MEAIVKRIIHEVKQGDEQAFAELVELYKDKVYQVAYRMVGNAHEAQDVAQEAFLRAYTNLDRFDVNRKFSTWIFKIATNVAIDRLRKKKPDFYLQDSVNGSDHLTYESQLAAVEASPDEQVLTMELQEWVQDEINQLPPKYRIAIVLKYLEDLSLKEISEILDMPISTVKTRIHRGREALRKRMRHV, via the coding sequence ATGGAAGCGATAGTGAAAAGAATTATACATGAGGTGAAACAAGGGGACGAACAGGCCTTTGCTGAATTGGTAGAGCTTTACAAGGACAAGGTGTATCAGGTGGCATATCGAATGGTCGGTAATGCGCATGAAGCGCAAGATGTCGCGCAGGAAGCTTTTTTAAGAGCATATACTAACTTAGATCGATTCGATGTGAATCGGAAATTTTCTACATGGATTTTTAAGATTGCTACGAATGTCGCTATTGATCGGTTAAGAAAGAAGAAACCAGATTTCTACTTGCAAGACTCAGTGAATGGTTCTGATCATTTAACTTATGAAAGTCAGTTAGCTGCAGTTGAAGCATCACCTGATGAACAGGTTTTAACGATGGAATTACAAGAATGGGTACAAGATGAAATTAACCAATTACCACCGAAATATCGGATTGCTATTGTTCTGAAGTATTTAGAGGATTTATCTTTAAAAGAAATTAGTGAGATTTTAGATATGCCGATATCAACGGTTAAAACACGTATACATCGCGGAAGAGAAGCTTTACGTAAACGTATGCGACATGTATAG